From Pseudomonas alcaligenes, a single genomic window includes:
- a CDS encoding ABC transporter permease, which produces MLNGYGSTILDGAWLTLLLALCSMAMAVVLGLLGAAFRLSPMRWLALLGETYATVIRGIPDLVLILLIFYGGQDMLNRIAPMLGYEDYIDLNPFAAGVGTLGFIYGAYLSETFRGAFMAIPKGQGEAGAAYGMSGLQVFFRILVPQMIRLAIPGFTNNWLVMTKATALISVVGLQDMMFKAKSAADATREPFTFFLAVAGLYLVLTTVSLLALRFLEKRYSTGIKAAEL; this is translated from the coding sequence ATGCTGAACGGCTACGGCTCGACCATTCTCGATGGTGCCTGGCTTACTCTGTTGCTGGCGCTGTGCTCCATGGCCATGGCGGTCGTTCTGGGCTTGCTCGGTGCAGCATTCCGGCTGTCGCCCATGCGCTGGCTGGCGCTGCTGGGCGAGACCTATGCCACGGTGATCCGCGGCATTCCCGATCTGGTGCTGATCCTGCTGATCTTCTACGGCGGCCAGGACATGCTCAACCGCATCGCGCCGATGCTGGGTTACGAGGACTACATCGACCTCAACCCGTTCGCCGCCGGTGTCGGTACCCTGGGCTTCATCTACGGTGCCTACCTGTCGGAAACCTTCCGCGGTGCCTTCATGGCCATCCCCAAGGGGCAGGGCGAGGCCGGCGCGGCCTACGGCATGAGCGGCCTGCAGGTGTTCTTCCGCATCCTGGTGCCGCAGATGATCCGCCTGGCGATTCCCGGTTTCACCAACAACTGGCTGGTGATGACCAAGGCCACCGCGCTGATTTCCGTGGTCGGTCTGCAAGACATGATGTTCAAGGCCAAGAGCGCCGCCGATGCGACGCGTGAGCCGTTCACCTTCTTCCTCGCTGTGGCCGGGCTGTACCTGGTGCTGACCACGGTGTCGCTGCTGGCCCTGCGTTTCCTTGAGAAGCGCTATTCCACCGGCATCAAAGCCGCTGAACTGTAA